Within Thermococcus celer Vu 13 = JCM 8558, the genomic segment CTACACCCTCCTCAACCGTGAGATACGGCTCCATCCCAGAGAGAGACCGATGATATACGTTTTCAACGGGAGCGTAAATTACAGCTATAATGTAACGGCCGTGGATTATCCCTACGCCGTTTACTCCGTCTTCGCCTTCGTGCTGATGCTCGTCGGGGTAGCCCTTTCCTTCATCGGGTACACCCAGTTCATAGGGGATGTGAGGGAGGGTAAGAGATGAGGAAACTGGATTATTCGCTGGCCGTTGAGAAGCTGGTTTCTTTTATCCGGGAGAGGGTCAAAGAAGCCGGCGCCAGCGGCGTCGTCGTCGGTATAAGCGGCGGAATAGACAGCGCCACGGTTGCGTATCTTGCCACAAAAGCACTCGGGGGGGAGAAGGTTCTCGGCCTGATAATGCCCTACTACGAGAACCGCGACCTCGAGGACGCCAAGCTCGTGTGTGAAAGCCTCGGAATCGATTACCGGGTTATCAGCATAAAGCCCATCGTTGACGAGTTCGAGAGGAGGGTTGGAGAGCTCGACGTTAGGAGCAGGGGGAACGTAATGGCCAGGACGAGGATGGTGCTCCTGTACGCGCACGCCAACGCCATGAACCGCCTCGTACTTGGGACGAGCAACAGGAGCGAGTTCCTTACCGGCTACTTCACCAAGTGGGGCGACGGGGCGAGCGACTACGCTCCCCTCATAAACCTCTACAAGACGGAGGTATGGGAGGTGGCGAGGCTCCTCGGGGTTCCGGAGAGGATAATCAATAGGAAGCCCTCTGCCGGTCTCTGGGAGGGCCAGAGCGATGAAGACGAGCTCGGGATAAGCTACCGCATCCTCGACGAGATCCTCTGGCGTCTCGTTGACCTCGGGATGGGGAAGGATGAAATCGCGAACGAGTTCAATGTACCCATCGAGACGGTCGGGTACGTTGAGGGGCTCGTGAAAAACAGCGAGCACAAGCGCCGCCTGCCGCTCGGCCCTACTTTCTGAGGTGATTTCATGAAAAAGGGATACCTTTTCGTTTTTTTGGCCGCCTCCATGTGGGGGACGCTGGGTATATTCGCCAAGTACCTCGACGGCTTTGGGTTAACGCCCTTCACGATGGTCTTTTACCGGGTTCTCTTTGCTTTACTCTTCCTGACTCCGTACCTCCACCTGAGGGGAATAAGCTTTTCTCTCGAACGCTCCCGCCTCAGGTTCTACGCGCTCTACGGCTTCTTCAGCATCTTTCTCTTCTACACGCTCTACTTCTACACCGTGACGATATCGTCGGTCTCCTTTGCAGTTCTGCTCCTCTACACCGCCCCCCTGTATTCGATAATCCTCGGCAGGGTGCTTTTCAACGAACCTCTGACGTGGGAGAAAGTAACCGCGCTCATCATGGTGACTGTGGGAGTTCTGTTGGTCAACTGGGGCGACGTACGGTTCTCAACTAAGGCCCTGCTATTCGGGCTTCTTACTGGCTTAACCTACGCCCTCTACGGCGTTCTCGCAAAGTTCGCTGTCAGGGACGATGAACCCGAAAAGGCGCTCTTCTACACCCTCCTCTTTGGGATGGTCTATCTACTCCCCTTCACGAACTTCTCGGTGCCCCGTGGCGCGGTTCCGTACCTCCTCGCCCTGGCGTTCTTCCCGACGTTCCTCGGATACGTGCTCTACAACCACGCCCTGCGGGAGATCGAGGTGAGCAGGGCCAGCATAGTCGCCACGGTTGAACCCGTCGTGGCCATAACCCTCGCGTTCCTCCTCTTCGGGGAGACGCTTACGGTTGAACAGTTAATCGGGGCGACCCTCATAATCGGGGGCTCGAGTCTGGTGCACATGAAGGAGGGAGAAAAGCCGGAGAACCCCGCCGGGGAGGTGCTCGAAGAGATTCATTAGACGTGGAAGTACCTCTCCAGCTCCCACCCGGTTACCTTTCTCGTGTCCTCAGGGAGGCCCTCGGCCTTCAGATACCCGAGGTACGCCTCCCACTCGCGCTCCTTGTACCCGATGAAGTTCCTATACGCCTTTCCTATGGCCTTCCTGACGACCCTGTCCTCCTTCAGCTCCTCGAGGGCCTCGCCAAGGCTTCCCGGCAGTGTCTCCACGCCCATGCTTTCCCTTCTGGAGTCATCCATTTCGTAAACGTTCTCCTCCACGTAAGCAGTGGGTTCGATTTTCCTCCTTATCCCGTCCAGTCCGGCCATCAGTACTGCCGCAAAGGCCAGGTAGGGGTTGGCGCTTGGATCCGGACAGCGGTACTCCACCCTCGCCCCCTTCCCCCAGAAGGCCGGAACCCTTATCAGGGCACTCCTGTTTCTGTAGCCCCAGCTTATGTACACGGGGGCCTCGTAGCCCGGAACGAGACGCTTGTAGCTGTTCACGGTTGGGTTCGTCAGGGCGGTTAAAGCCCGTGCATGAGCAAGTATGCCCCCAATGAAGTGGAGCGCCGTATCGCTCAGCCCTCCATCCCCCATGAACGCGTTATCCCCGTCCTTCCACAGGCTCATGTGGAGGTGCATTCCGTTTCCGGGAAGGTCGTGGATGGGCTTTGGCATGAAGGTGGCGTGGAGTTCGTGGGTTTCCGCAACCGCCTTCACGATGTACTTGAAGCTGACTATATTATCGGCGGTCCTCAGGGCCTCATCGTAGCGGAAGTCTATCTCGTGCTGCGCCTTTCCGACCTCGTGGTGGAGAACCTCCGGGATGAGTCCAAGGGAAGGCATGTAGAGGGCTATATCCCTGCGTACGTTTCTGGCCCTGTCGAGGTTCACGAGGTCAAAGTAACCGCCTCCGTCAGGTAGCCCGAGTTCCCAGGAACCGTTCTTCCTGAATAGGTAGAACTCCGGCTCCGGTCCAATGTAAGCCCGGAATCCCTCTTTCTCGAGCTCTTTGAGGGCATCGCGGAGCACTCCTCTCGGATCTGCTGGGTAGGGTCTTTTGCCCTTGTATATGTACCCGTAGACCCTTGAGACCCCCTCCCACGGAACCTCCGAGTAGGTTGAGGGATCCGCTTTGAATATTAGGTCGCTGTCCTCTATTCCCTCGAATCCCGGGATCGATGAACCGTCAAAGGCTATTCCATCGTCTATTGCTTCTTCGTACCTCTCCACCGGTATCTCCATGCCCTTTGGAACCCCGTTTATGTCCACGAAAATGAGCTGGAGAAATTTCATCCGCCCTGGCTTTAGGGCCGTTTCTTTTTCGGAGAGGGTTGTAGCGTTCATGTTTACCACCTCATACTATTTGAATGTTCATCATTAACGCCATTTTAATGAACGTTTATTCCGATAAAAGCTTTTTTATTGAATTTCTGTCATTGTGACGGGAGGCACGGTGGAACTTCCGTTGGTTGACAGAAAAACGTTATTTTAATCATCTTTTTCTTCTAATTTTGACAGATTTCTGTTGAGCAAAGGTTTATTGGATTCACGGGTAGCGTATAACATGCCGAGGGGCGAGGATATACTCAGGAGGGAAGTGGCAAGGATAAACCTTCACCTTCCGGCCCTCAGGCCAACCCTGAGAACCTTACTCGAGGAGGGAGAGCCAAAGGTCCGGTTGCGCGACGGAAGCTACCACCACTTCAGGCGTTCCGAGCTAAACTACCTCCTCTCGCTCCTCGATCCCGGGGAGGATGAAAACCTGAGGGTGCCCATAGTGCTTGAGATAAGCACCCTTTACAGGGGCTACTTCCGGGTAAGGGGGCGAGCTGAAGTTAAGGTTATCGAGAAGATCCTCGGTACCTACGATATCCTCGACGAGAAAACCGAGGGGCTTTATCCGAGGTACCTCCTTCCGAAAGTCAGAAAAACCCTCCCGACGACAACGACCTACGCGTTCATAACGGAGTGATGGTCATGGACGAGGATACGAAGGTTCTGAGGGATTATCTGATGTTCACCGTTCCCCACGTTACCGTCCTGGCCGGTGCCCTGCTCGGGGTGCTCCTGATAGCCGGCGTCAGTGTTAACACCGCCCTCGGGATATTCACCTCCTTTTACGGGTTCATGCTCTTCGTTCTCGGCCTCGTCGTGGCCCCTCATTTCTCCAAAGTGCCCTTGTATAAGGTCATGATGGCCTTTTTTGTTTGCTTAATGCTTCTCGGGGTTGTTCTTCTGCTGTACTTAGAGTAGCCTTTATATGGAGGAATGGACAACTAAACATGGTGGGAAGTCATGAGGAAGGTCGTGGTTGCGTTGATCATCCTGGCTTTGAGCATGGCGTTTCTTCCTAAGTCCTCCGCCCAGTTCGTCACGTTTACAACGGACGATAAAGTCCTTGTGATTAGCGGTGATTACAGTGCGGGGAGTGCATCGCTGACGAACGCCGGTGGCTTCAGCTTTAAAATCGTTAGCTATCAGAAGTTCTGGGTGGAGGATGAGAACGGCAACGTGATCCCGGGCTTTAACCTGACGCTGAGACCAACCGTTTTCAGTGACTGGCCGTCCAAGAAGACGTACTCGATATCTTACAACCTATCGTGCGCGTCAAACGTTTCGGCTGGGAACTACACGCTTTACCTTCGTTTTCTTGCCTATACGTACGGTAATTCCCTGTACGTAGTTCACGCCAGGATACCCCTTCAGGTAATCCGGGGACCCCTCAAATTCGGGGTGGCAGACGCTTACGTTAAAGAGCGTCCAGGCTCATCGTACGCCCTCAACGGGGAAACCATAGTGGTGTTCTCCCACGTTAATAACATGGGGCACTCGAACGTTACCCTTCGGGCGACGGTCTCTCTTTCAATGGGCGGGAAAGTTTACTTCTTCGAGGAGGGGGCCCTTAACATGGCACCCGGGGACAATCTGGTTCGCTTTGAGGTGCCGGTGAAATACGAACTACCCGAGGGCACGTACAGGCTGGAGTACGTGCTGAGATACCCCGATGGAAGTTACAGGTACTCCAAGGAAATCCCCGTCAGGTTTGGGGTCAAGATGGCGGGAACCTCCCTCCAATCAGACACCGTGAAGCTGGGGGAGGAAAACAGGGCGTACCTGACCCTTCTGTCTGAAAGGAAAATCCGCCTGAACCTCACCGTGAGAACTTACCGAAACGGGATGTTGGTCGCAGAGGTCGTTGAGCCCGTAACCGTTAAGGAGGGTACAAACGTCCTCGATGTGGATCTACCAACCAACGTATCCGGGGAGCTGACATCCGTTGTTGGGTTGACCTTCTACAACAGAACCATATGGAGGGGCAACGTATCCTACGAGGTCCTTGCACCGCCCATCATAAAGAACGTTACCTACGAGAGGGTTTCTAACGAGGAGGTGGTTTTCAGGATACTAATTGAGAACCCGAATCGGGAACCTTCCGAAGGGGAGATCTCATACAGGATAGTGGCCAACGGGAGCGTTCTCTACAGGGACTCCCTTGAGAGCAGAATAAACCCCGGTATCAACGAGGTCTCCCTGAGGTTCAAGCTCCCAATGGGGCAGGGTATTGGGTATGAGTTTACCCTCAACGCCCTGGGCGAAACGAGCGTTTCAAGGGGCGAGCTGTACCTGAAGCCCCCCGTCCCACCGACGACGACCACGCCCACCGCAACCTCCACTACGACCACCTCAACCCCCTCGAACACCACCGTTCCCGGCACAACAACCCCCGCTGGAAGCTCGAGGGGACTCTGGCTGGGGCTCCTCGCGGTGGTCTTCCTCCTGCTGGTTGTCGGAGCGTTCTATTACACCCGTGGGGGTGAAAGTTCCCGAAGGCGCACCAGGCCCAAACCCAAGAGACGTTCGCCCCTGGGGAGGTTCAGGAGACCGAAGATGCCCAGGTTCAAGGAGAACAGGGAGCTTCCGAAGAAGTGAATACCAAACTTTTTTATCCCCTTTTCTCTACCCCCTTCGGGCGAGGGGGTCGGGGACTCCCGGGGGGCTCCCGAGGAAGTTCCGCCCACCTCACCGGGGCCGCGGTGCCGCAAGGCACCTCCCGAGAGGGAGGGCAACGGCGCAGAAACGACACGTCCCGGCGGGGATGGGAATGAAGGCGGCGAAGGGCCCGGCGACGGCGCCCGAGATAACCCGCAGACGACCCGTCGGGGAGCGGTGAAACGGCCGTCCCGCGGGGTGCAAGGCCGAGGGAGGGGCGATGAGTTCCCGGTGCGAGCCCCGTGGTAGGCCGCTCAGTCGAATGTCCCCAACACAGAAGGCGGGCTACGACCCCCTCGCCCATTCCGGTTCTCCATTTCCTTCGTTCAACTCACATCTCATCCCCGTGTTCTTCCACCCATTCCTCGTAGGCTTCCCTGACCTCCTCCCTCCTGAACTCGGGAACGGCACTTTCGAAGGGGTTGAACCTCTCGAGGTTTCTCTCCTTCGATCCGATGTACGTGGCTACGAGGCCCACCTTGGAGTGCAGGGTTGAGGGCAACCGGAGGATCCTCTTGACGTCGACAGTGACCCTTCCGTCGAAGTAGGCCTTTGAGAACGTGCTCGACAGCGCGAAAAGCCTCGTCAGGGTCTTGTACCCCACCCCGTTGGGAAATGCAGTGAGCAATCCCTTCCTGACGAAACCCTCGTAGATGCGCCCCCTTTCCCCGAGTATTCTCCTGACCTGGCCCTTGTTCAACCCCACGTTGAGGAGGTGGTTCTCGTTAACCCGCCTTATGAAATAGCCGAACCTGAGGCGGAAGACCCTGAAGTATCCGGAGGACAGCATCACCCTCCTGCTACGTATGTCATCAAAGGTTACCTCCTCGGCGGCGCTGATGTAGGAGAGTATCTTTTCCCTCGCCTTTCCGTCGAGGGCGAGCGCCCAGTCGTCGAGAACCCTCAAGTGGTAACCCCTCCCGGAGTAGATAACGTGAACGTCCTCGAAGCCGAAATCTTCCCTCAACACCACGAGCGTGTCCCTCGCGAGTTCTTTAGCATCCTCGAGACATATCGGACACACCCGCCCGTGCTCGTGGATGTGGGAGCATCTCCGCAGGGGTAAATCCTTGGCGTCTATGTCGAAGACCAGCTCAGCGCCCAGCCAGCCGCCCATGTTCCGGGGTTCCTCGTAGAGGGCCACGGAGGAGTATGCCGCGTAGGGCGCCGTCGCCTTCACGTAGTCCTCAAGGTCGCGGACGTCCAGAAAGACGTTCTTTCTGTCGCTCGGTCCCTCCCCGGTGTGGTCGAAGCCGAACTCCCTGTTTTCCAGGGTTTTGATTATGAACCCCGGGAGCTTCTTGGCGCTCCATTCCCTCGTGTAGTAAAGCTTTCTCTCCCTCTCCGTCACCTCCCTGAACAGCTCGGCCATTCTAATCACCCCCTGCCTTTTCCGTTTGTTCCCTCTTTTTCTCGAGGTACAGGCGCCGCAGGTAGTACGTTAGCGGGTTCTTGATGTTCCTGCAGTGTTCATCGGGCTTGCATAGCTGGGGGGCGTTCGCCCTTATCTTGGAGCAGTTCGGTGGGAAGTACCACGGGGAGTTCCCGCTGTCCTCGAGGGTGGGTCTGTCCGTGAGCCCGAAACCGAGGTGGTACCATATGTTCTTGATCTCGTGCGGCTGGTCCTCGAAGAGTGGCGGGGAACAGCGGTTGCCTGCCTCGATGATAACAGGAAGTATCTCCTTTTCGATTATGCTCAAATCGCTGACGCAGTCCCTTATCCTGACGTCCCTCTTAGGCGGGTTTGGGCAGAGCCGCGCGTAGCTCAGAAAGCTGGTCAGAAGAACGGTTATCGCGTAGTTTCTCAGTCCTGAGGGAACGCCACCGAGGGCTATCTTCACACACGGCGGGAAGAGGTCGAAGCGCAGCGGTCCGGCCTCGGCGGAGCCCATCCTCTCGAGCCTCTCCTTGAAGTGTTCCCGGGCGATCCCACTCAGTTTATCGTAGATCTTGTGGTAATACTCGGGAAGTTCGTCCCTCACCTCGTACAGCAGGTTGATGGCCCTTTCGAAGTTCCTCTCGAAGGACCTCTCCCAGAGCCTCAGCGTCTGGTCCCTGGTGAGGTAGGCGTATCCCCCCCGGATGTAAACATCCTTGAGGCTCCCATCCCAGAGCTCGAGGAACCTCCCGAGGGGTATCTTATAGGTTAACCTCATCCTTTCCCTCTCATCCTGGGGGATCTCCTGGTGCCCGGTTCTTTCGAGTACCGTCCTGTCCCGCCGGGGTATCTCGTCGTCCCCAACCGTCGTTAACTCGAGGGTGGTTCCACTTATCGTTCCGGCTCTTCTCAGCCTCTCGGAGTATATCCTGGAATTGGCCTCCTTTACGAGCTCCATCTCGATGCCGTAGGGTGAGAATGCGAGCGCCCCGATGAGGGCATAGAACGTCAGCAGGTCCTGAACGTCACCCATCTCAAGCACATCCCTCGGGATCTCTCCCGATTCTACCCATGAGATCCTTCGCAGGACCACGTCCATTTCAACGTAGGATGGGATCACGGCTAACAGCTCCATTATCCCGCCGAACTCCTCCTTTACGAGCCGTTTGGCTTCATCTCCAAAGGGGTCGAGCATGACCTCACCTCTCAACGGTAGGTTCACCCTATGACATAAAACGGTTTCCGTGGGTGGCAGGTCTCGCCATGTCCTTGTACTTAACTTTTTCAGAATGCCCTCGAGGGCTGATTTAAATTATAGAGGAAAGGTAACTGTCATAACTTTCTAATATAACCTATCTGGACGTTCCAGTCTGGACTCGAGCCCTTCCCACCCGAAAGTTTTATATCTATCTGTTTCATATCTTGGTTTAGGTGCAAAAGAGGGAGTTCGCAAAGATCCCGCGGGTGATTTGGATGGTCATGGCGTACACTGTTAAAAGAGTGGGAAGTGGTATTCCCGGTTTTGATGATTTAATCCAGGGTGGCTTTCCACAGGGAACCACTGTTCTGGTCACCGGGCCAACGGGTAGTGGTAAAACCACCTTTGGCATTCAGTTCGTTTACAAAGGGGCCGCGGATTACGATGAACCCGGAGTCATAGTCACCCTTGAGGAGAGGGCCCAGGATCTGAGGAGGGAGATGAAGGCCTTCGGTTGGGACCTCGAGCGTTACGAGAGGGAGAGGAAGATAGCCATAGTCGATGGCGTCAGTGCCGTCGTGGGTCTTCCCTCGGAGGAACAGTACGTCCTTGAGGGCAACCTCAACACCGAGGATTTTCTCCGCTACATCTACCGCGTCGTCAAGGCCATAAACGCCAAGAGGCTCGTCATCGACTCGATCCCTTCCATCGCTTTTAGACTCGCGGAGGAGAGCAGGATAAGGGAGGTTCTCCTTCAGCTCAACACGATACTCCTCGAAATGGGGGTTACCTCGATTCTGACCACGGAGGCCCCTGATCCGGCCAGGGGTAAAATAAGCCGCTACGGGATAGAGGAGTACATATCCAGGGGTGTCATCCTCCTTGATTTCGTGGAGAAGGAGGTTGAGCTGAAACGCTATCTCCTGATCAGGAAAATGCGTGAAACCAAGCATTCGATGAAGAAGTACCCCTTCGAGATAACCGAGGAGGGCGTCGTCGTCTACCCGAGCGGCGAGGTTTACTGATCCTTCTCCTTTTATTAAACATCCAGCGGGGGTAAACTTTTTAAGCCTGCAGTCTTACAACCAATCATGGTTACTTATGGGAAACTCAAAATCGTTCTCTTGGTGGGTTCCATAGTTGTTCTGATCATCATGGCCAGGATGGGAACCACACCCCGAGATCCAGACGTATTCACAGGGGTCTGCGTGTACTCCTCCGATTCCTTCTCCGTTCTGAGTGACGGTCGAATCTCCGTGGGGGTGTACGCGTCCCTGCGGGAGGGGCTGGTCTATCGTGTGGAGGGACGGTTTTACAACGGAAGCTCCGGCCTAAGGCTCAAGCCGGTCAGGATAGAACCGGGGGAACCGACCTTTCCCCTGTCCTCAGTGAGGGGAGCCTACTGGGTATCTTCGGGTCGTTACCCTTACCTCCTAACCCCCGATAAGGTAAGGCTGGCAAAGGTCTTGCCGGTTGAAAAGGGGGTGATAGTGGAGGCCCGGGGGATATGGCACGGTGATAAATTTTATCCAGTCCTCTATCACGTGTTCGGCCCGCTTCGTAGGCCCCGAAACGGCATGCCCTGGTTGGTTGAGGGCACCGTGATCTACGGCGGTAGCAAAGC encodes:
- a CDS encoding NAD+ synthase is translated as MRKLDYSLAVEKLVSFIRERVKEAGASGVVVGISGGIDSATVAYLATKALGGEKVLGLIMPYYENRDLEDAKLVCESLGIDYRVISIKPIVDEFERRVGELDVRSRGNVMARTRMVLLYAHANAMNRLVLGTSNRSEFLTGYFTKWGDGASDYAPLINLYKTEVWEVARLLGVPERIINRKPSAGLWEGQSDEDELGISYRILDEILWRLVDLGMGKDEIANEFNVPIETVGYVEGLVKNSEHKRRLPLGPTF
- a CDS encoding EamA family transporter; the encoded protein is MKKGYLFVFLAASMWGTLGIFAKYLDGFGLTPFTMVFYRVLFALLFLTPYLHLRGISFSLERSRLRFYALYGFFSIFLFYTLYFYTVTISSVSFAVLLLYTAPLYSIILGRVLFNEPLTWEKVTALIMVTVGVLLVNWGDVRFSTKALLFGLLTGLTYALYGVLAKFAVRDDEPEKALFYTLLFGMVYLLPFTNFSVPRGAVPYLLALAFFPTFLGYVLYNHALREIEVSRASIVATVEPVVAITLAFLLFGETLTVEQLIGATLIIGGSSLVHMKEGEKPENPAGEVLEEIH
- the glnA gene encoding type I glutamate--ammonia ligase, translated to MNATTLSEKETALKPGRMKFLQLIFVDINGVPKGMEIPVERYEEAIDDGIAFDGSSIPGFEGIEDSDLIFKADPSTYSEVPWEGVSRVYGYIYKGKRPYPADPRGVLRDALKELEKEGFRAYIGPEPEFYLFRKNGSWELGLPDGGGYFDLVNLDRARNVRRDIALYMPSLGLIPEVLHHEVGKAQHEIDFRYDEALRTADNIVSFKYIVKAVAETHELHATFMPKPIHDLPGNGMHLHMSLWKDGDNAFMGDGGLSDTALHFIGGILAHARALTALTNPTVNSYKRLVPGYEAPVYISWGYRNRSALIRVPAFWGKGARVEYRCPDPSANPYLAFAAVLMAGLDGIRRKIEPTAYVEENVYEMDDSRRESMGVETLPGSLGEALEELKEDRVVRKAIGKAYRNFIGYKEREWEAYLGYLKAEGLPEDTRKVTGWELERYFHV
- a CDS encoding DUF61 family protein gives rise to the protein MPRGEDILRREVARINLHLPALRPTLRTLLEEGEPKVRLRDGSYHHFRRSELNYLLSLLDPGEDENLRVPIVLEISTLYRGYFRVRGRAEVKVIEKILGTYDILDEKTEGLYPRYLLPKVRKTLPTTTTYAFITE
- a CDS encoding COG1361 family protein, producing the protein MRKVVVALIILALSMAFLPKSSAQFVTFTTDDKVLVISGDYSAGSASLTNAGGFSFKIVSYQKFWVEDENGNVIPGFNLTLRPTVFSDWPSKKTYSISYNLSCASNVSAGNYTLYLRFLAYTYGNSLYVVHARIPLQVIRGPLKFGVADAYVKERPGSSYALNGETIVVFSHVNNMGHSNVTLRATVSLSMGGKVYFFEEGALNMAPGDNLVRFEVPVKYELPEGTYRLEYVLRYPDGSYRYSKEIPVRFGVKMAGTSLQSDTVKLGEENRAYLTLLSERKIRLNLTVRTYRNGMLVAEVVEPVTVKEGTNVLDVDLPTNVSGELTSVVGLTFYNRTIWRGNVSYEVLAPPIIKNVTYERVSNEEVVFRILIENPNREPSEGEISYRIVANGSVLYRDSLESRINPGINEVSLRFKLPMGQGIGYEFTLNALGETSVSRGELYLKPPVPPTTTTPTATSTTTTSTPSNTTVPGTTTPAGSSRGLWLGLLAVVFLLLVVGAFYYTRGGESSRRRTRPKPKRRSPLGRFRRPKMPRFKENRELPKK
- the priS gene encoding DNA primase catalytic subunit PriS; translation: MAELFREVTERERKLYYTREWSAKKLPGFIIKTLENREFGFDHTGEGPSDRKNVFLDVRDLEDYVKATAPYAAYSSVALYEEPRNMGGWLGAELVFDIDAKDLPLRRCSHIHEHGRVCPICLEDAKELARDTLVVLREDFGFEDVHVIYSGRGYHLRVLDDWALALDGKAREKILSYISAAEEVTFDDIRSRRVMLSSGYFRVFRLRFGYFIRRVNENHLLNVGLNKGQVRRILGERGRIYEGFVRKGLLTAFPNGVGYKTLTRLFALSSTFSKAYFDGRVTVDVKRILRLPSTLHSKVGLVATYIGSKERNLERFNPFESAVPEFRREEVREAYEEWVEEHGDEM
- the priL gene encoding DNA primase large subunit PriL; the protein is MLDPFGDEAKRLVKEEFGGIMELLAVIPSYVEMDVVLRRISWVESGEIPRDVLEMGDVQDLLTFYALIGALAFSPYGIEMELVKEANSRIYSERLRRAGTISGTTLELTTVGDDEIPRRDRTVLERTGHQEIPQDERERMRLTYKIPLGRFLELWDGSLKDVYIRGGYAYLTRDQTLRLWERSFERNFERAINLLYEVRDELPEYYHKIYDKLSGIAREHFKERLERMGSAEAGPLRFDLFPPCVKIALGGVPSGLRNYAITVLLTSFLSYARLCPNPPKRDVRIRDCVSDLSIIEKEILPVIIEAGNRCSPPLFEDQPHEIKNIWYHLGFGLTDRPTLEDSGNSPWYFPPNCSKIRANAPQLCKPDEHCRNIKNPLTYYLRRLYLEKKREQTEKAGGD
- a CDS encoding ATPase domain-containing protein, producing the protein MVMAYTVKRVGSGIPGFDDLIQGGFPQGTTVLVTGPTGSGKTTFGIQFVYKGAADYDEPGVIVTLEERAQDLRREMKAFGWDLERYERERKIAIVDGVSAVVGLPSEEQYVLEGNLNTEDFLRYIYRVVKAINAKRLVIDSIPSIAFRLAEESRIREVLLQLNTILLEMGVTSILTTEAPDPARGKISRYGIEEYISRGVILLDFVEKEVELKRYLLIRKMRETKHSMKKYPFEITEEGVVVYPSGEVY